One genomic window of Plasmodium coatneyi strain Hackeri chromosome 12, complete sequence includes the following:
- a CDS encoding Phosphodiesterase, with protein sequence MNENTTYAKMEEESERSEGRTMKGVIKNKYYISPQFSDKKKEAEYNALRIHNIKEYICIHLTVSLFIILVEFFAFSANLTKKDASVMEHFVVVFSLLNCLMHVVVLIKVSFTPAKNSHSKSLFVGYIIINQVFQFLSLYFFTKKDEEKKADGTRFILYNSNFSLYVHFFVDSVFLLCLPTLNFLSTVLFLIGYLIINAVLMSLVKFAKAKIEVELYFMYILTALLVMFTILRYMAEQRNRILLHTIKDIVCSNYKKVGDFKSTLDKENESIAVDITKDDNYDKMEENYKFLFSDKSFFFNDFTINACYKDYYSVSYFLKRLLIGCGANKNKEMKKRTNEEKKKFQNVKKHLNESDILTIAYETDVLKNVKKINSDEIGKNWDYSFIDSEHGKSTLVILQVGYHLISPYMENNEKKKKKLQLFLLLINNMYFPNPYHNANHGATVCHLSKCLAHMTDFDKSLNNTYMICYLIASIAHDVGHPGKTNAYLSETNHILSIRYNDMSILENYHCSITFSILQLIGHDFLINSEDTKLVEKNNYTNLRKFIIELIISTDMKLHFEYVDIFKKRKRSENFDISDRDAINLGTINIKVADIGHTCLKWRDHAKWTMLVSEEFFLQKKDEELHRKNKSMGAYQCTPRGNEQSIDEAMIFNYENIYINYINNINNVNNYDFSYIKLNFIHDHDFVKSIPSQQVYFFEIIVTPLIQELQSMEKAKKEITQKVLHNLNVNLKAWRLIEKNINLFYNTDKMRVTDYYKNLEKKKLLRGIISLLDIGEEDVISLTKDYSQEENAQREEEEMKEKKGAVR encoded by the exons ATGAATGAAAATACTACTTATGCAAagatggaggaagaaagtgaaagaagcGAGGGAAGGACCATGAAGGGCGTGATAAAGAACAA GTATTACATCTCCCCGCAGTTTTCggacaaaaagaaagaagcagAATACAACGCCCTGAGGATACACAACATAAAAGAATACATCTGCATCCACCTAACAGTGTCGCTATTCATTATATTAGTAGAATTCTTCGCCTTTTCtgcaa ACCTAACGAAGAAGGACGCGTCAGTTATGGAGCACTTTGTGGTTGtcttctcccttttgaaTTGTTTGATGCACGTGGTTGTGCTGATAAAGGTTTCCTTTACCCCGGCCAAAAACTCCCATTCGAAAAGTTTGTTTGTTGGATATATCATAATT AACCAAgtgtttcaatttttgtcTCTTTACTTCTTTACGAAAAaagatgaggagaaaaaggccGATGGCACCCGCTTCATCCTGTACAACAGCAACTTCAGTTTGTATGTTCACTTCTTTGTAGATTCAGTGTTTCTTCTGTGCCTGCCCACGCTCAA CTTCCTCTCCACGGTGCTATTTCTAATAGGCTACCTAATTATAAACGCGGTGCTAATGTCCCTGGTTAAGTTTGCCAAGGCCAAAATAGAGGTGGAACTGTACTTCATGTACATACTAACGGCGCTGTTGGTTATGTTCACCATTTTGAGATATATGGCGGAACAAAGAAATCGAATTTTGCTACACACCATTAAGGACATAGTTTGCAGtaattacaaaaaagtgGGAGACTTCAAATCGACGTTggataaggaaaatgaaTCCATCGCTGTGGATATAACGAAGGATGATAACTacgacaaaatggaagagaattacaaatttttattttcagaCAAGAGCTTTTTCTTTAACGATTTTACCATAAATGCGTGTTACAAGGATTATTACTCCGTgtcctattttttaaagcGATTATTAATTGGGTGTGGTGCtaacaaaaataaggaaatgaaaaaaaggacaaatgaggaaaaaaaaaaattccaaaatgtgaaaaaacaCCTGAACGAGTCAGACATTTTAACCATAGCTTACGAAACAgacgttttaaaaaatgtaaaaaaaataaattcagacgaaataggaaaaaactgGGATTATTCCTTTATCGATTCGGAGCATGGGAAATCGACTCTGGTCATTTTACAAGTGGGTTACCATTTAATTAGTCCATATAtggaaaataatgaaaaaaagaaaaaaaaattacaattatttttgttgttaATTAACAATATGTATTTCCCCAATCCGTACCACAACGCGAATCATGGCGCAACGGTTTGCCACCTTTCCAAATGTCTTGCACACATGACGGACTTTGATAAGAGCTTAAATAACACCTACATGATTTGTTACTTAATTGCGTCCATAGCACATGACGTGGGGCACCCCGGGAAAACAAACGCTTACCTCTCCGAAACTAATCACATTTTATCTATTAGATATAACGACATGAGCATTTTGGAAAACTACCACTGCAGTATCACCTTCTCTATTTTGCAACTCATTGGGCACgactttttaataaatagtGAAGACACCAAACtggtggagaaaaataattacacgAATTTGAGAAAGTTTATCATTGAGTTAATAATTTCGACGGACATGAAATTGCACTTTGAGTATGTAGACATTTTTAAGAAGCGAAAACGGAGTGAGAATTTTGACATTAGTGACAGGGACGCCATTAATTTGGGCACAATCAACATTAAGGTGGCTGACATTGGGCACACGTGCTTAAAGTGGCGCGACCACGCCAAGTGGACCATGCTCGTCAGCGAGGAGTTCTTTCTGCAGAAGAAGGACGAGGAGCTCCACCGGAAGAATAAGAGCATGG GCGCCTACCAATGTACCCCCCGAGGAAACGAACAATCCATCGACGAAGCCATGATTTTCAACTATGAAAATATCTACATAAACTACATCAACAATATCAACAACGTGAACAATTACGACTTCAGTTACATCAAACTGAATTTTATTCACGACCACGATTTTGTGAAGAGCATACCCAGCCAGCAAGTCTACTTCTTTGAAATTATTGTAACGCCACTAATTCAAGAATTACAATCCatggaaaaggcaaaaaaggaaataacgCAAAAGGTGCTTCACAATTTAAACGTAAACCTAAAGGCATGGAGATtaatcgaaaaaaatattaacctCTTTTACAATACGGACAAAATGAGAGTCACAGattattacaaaaatttagaaaaaaaaaaattgctaagGGGAATTATTAGCCTCCTAGACATCGGTGAAGAGGATGTCATATCGTTGACAAAGGATTACAGTCAGGAGGAAAATGCCCAgcgggaagaggaagaaatgaaggaaaaaaaaggggcagtGCGATGA